In Longibacter salinarum, a single window of DNA contains:
- a CDS encoding TIGR04283 family arsenosugar biosynthesis glycosyltransferase: MTLSVIIPTLNEAAVIDSTLRTLRRSDLVHEVIVVDGGSSDATTEIAARHATVHHGSRGRARQMNAGAEVATGSAYLFLHADTLCPPSAITAAVSALERGATSGTFQLQFDMPSPMLRFYAACTRIPWIRICFGDRGLFCTRDAFEQVAGFPDWLIFEDLELARRLHEAGSFHFLDEVVTTSARRFRSTGIVRQQMLNLRLWLQYITGTHPDTLADLYEYPSPSEHVE, encoded by the coding sequence GTGACTCTTTCTGTCATCATCCCCACGCTGAACGAAGCCGCCGTCATCGACTCCACGCTTCGCACGCTCCGTCGCTCGGACCTCGTGCACGAAGTGATCGTCGTTGACGGGGGCTCGTCGGATGCAACCACGGAGATTGCAGCCCGACATGCGACGGTCCACCATGGCTCCCGCGGTCGTGCTCGGCAGATGAACGCCGGAGCGGAGGTGGCGACCGGCTCAGCCTACCTCTTCCTCCACGCCGACACCCTGTGCCCGCCGTCGGCGATCACAGCGGCCGTTTCGGCCCTCGAACGTGGTGCCACGAGCGGGACTTTTCAGCTCCAGTTCGACATGCCGTCACCGATGTTGCGATTCTATGCCGCCTGCACGCGCATCCCGTGGATTCGGATCTGCTTCGGGGACCGCGGCCTCTTCTGCACGCGTGACGCATTCGAACAGGTCGCCGGCTTCCCGGACTGGCTCATTTTCGAGGACCTCGAACTCGCCAGGCGACTTCACGAGGCCGGCTCATTCCACTTCCTCGATGAGGTCGTCACGACATCCGCGCGGCGCTTCCGAAGCACAGGCATCGTCCGACAGCAGATGCTGAATCTGCGGCTCTGGCTCCAGTATATCACGGGCACGCATCCCGATACGCTTGCCGACCTCTATGAGTATCCATCTCCCTCTGAGCACGTGGAATAG
- a CDS encoding dimethylarginine dimethylaminohydrolase family protein: MVYTSPDAIDFTLDDCPPLSRPQRVVLTSPDHFDVQYVINPHMSGNIGGVNRAAALQQWKALRAAYSALDIEPLIVDGQSGLPDMVFCANQTLPFHNPMSDTSGVVLSNMHAPERQNEVPHYEQFFRSVDYEVLNLPDGLDTDFEGMGDAIWHPGRFLLWGGYGFRTDRDTYEALSDLLGVRVLALALSDPEFYHLDTCFSVLDENSVLIYPGAFDTDGIAMIEQFFDTVVDAPEGEARHQFACNAHCPDGDHVFIQEGCTVTMKRLREAGFRPVELDTSEFLKSGGSVFCMKQMIW, from the coding sequence ATGGTTTACACGTCGCCCGATGCGATCGACTTTACGCTCGACGATTGCCCTCCCCTCTCCCGTCCGCAGCGGGTCGTGCTAACGTCTCCCGACCACTTCGACGTTCAGTACGTCATCAATCCGCACATGAGTGGCAACATCGGCGGGGTGAATCGTGCGGCCGCCCTGCAGCAATGGAAAGCGCTCCGCGCCGCCTACAGCGCCCTTGACATCGAGCCGCTCATCGTTGACGGGCAGTCCGGGTTGCCCGATATGGTCTTCTGTGCGAACCAGACACTGCCGTTTCACAATCCGATGTCGGACACCTCCGGTGTGGTGCTCAGCAACATGCACGCGCCGGAGCGTCAGAACGAGGTGCCGCACTACGAGCAATTCTTCCGCTCCGTCGATTATGAGGTGCTGAATCTGCCCGACGGGCTCGACACCGACTTCGAAGGCATGGGCGACGCCATCTGGCACCCCGGTCGCTTTCTCCTCTGGGGAGGCTACGGCTTTCGAACGGATCGCGATACGTACGAAGCGCTATCCGACCTGCTCGGCGTTCGCGTGCTCGCTCTCGCACTCTCGGATCCCGAGTTCTACCATCTCGACACCTGCTTCTCGGTGCTCGATGAAAACAGTGTCCTGATCTATCCCGGTGCGTTCGACACGGACGGGATCGCTATGATCGAGCAGTTCTTCGACACCGTCGTGGACGCCCCCGAAGGCGAAGCTCGTCATCAGTTTGCGTGTAACGCCCACTGCCCGGACGGCGATCATGTATTCATTCAGGAAGGCTGTACGGTGACCATGAAGCGACTTCGCGAAGCAGGCTTCCGTCCCGTAGAGCTGGACACCAGCGAATTTCTCAAATCGGGCGGCTCGGTCTTTTGCATGAAGCAAATGATCTGGTGA
- a CDS encoding ABC transporter permease subunit, producing MLPFLGMLQLTIRELRAKKVIWGLFLISSLVLLVVTFALNLDVVDGTLASARLFGAETSGGVDLQNIVFAVQSIVAGTAYWLGILLALFASGPIFTTLLTKGHIDLLLSKPISRTRLLTGHVGGVWLAMFGLCIYLLGGIWLIMSIKSEVWNPRFLFSILIVLSMFGVMYGVIVAIGAFTRSTALSLIVTYGLIITSLALAGVQQITEQLGAVSKAVFLVLYHTLPNFAEVTTIVSKLSQGDPVANWYPFISSLLFGAACYLIGGIQFNRRDF from the coding sequence GTGCTTCCTTTTCTCGGCATGCTCCAGCTCACCATTCGCGAACTGCGCGCCAAGAAGGTGATCTGGGGACTCTTTCTGATCAGCTCCCTCGTCCTCCTCGTTGTCACCTTTGCCCTCAACCTAGATGTCGTGGACGGCACGCTCGCGAGTGCTCGTCTATTCGGGGCTGAGACGTCCGGGGGCGTCGACCTTCAAAACATCGTCTTCGCGGTCCAGAGCATCGTGGCCGGCACCGCCTACTGGCTCGGCATTCTCCTCGCCCTCTTCGCCTCCGGCCCCATTTTCACGACCCTTCTGACGAAAGGTCACATCGATCTTCTCCTCTCAAAACCGATTAGTCGAACCCGACTGCTAACGGGACACGTCGGCGGCGTATGGCTCGCCATGTTCGGCCTGTGCATTTACCTTCTCGGCGGCATCTGGCTCATCATGTCGATTAAGTCGGAGGTCTGGAATCCACGCTTCCTCTTTTCCATCCTCATCGTTCTCTCGATGTTTGGCGTCATGTACGGCGTGATCGTGGCAATCGGCGCGTTCACGCGGAGTACGGCACTGTCCCTGATCGTCACCTACGGCCTCATCATTACGTCACTCGCTCTTGCAGGCGTGCAGCAAATTACGGAGCAACTGGGAGCGGTCAGCAAAGCCGTCTTTCTTGTCCTCTACCATACGCTTCCCAATTTCGCGGAGGTCACGACCATCGTCTCGAAGCTCTCGCAAGGAGATCCTGTGGCGAACTGGTATCCGTTCATATCTTCGCTGCTGTTTGGGGCCGCGTGCTACCTGATCGGCGGTATTCAATTTAATCGACGGGATTTCTAG
- a CDS encoding ABC transporter ATP-binding protein gives MQPAVSVSSLEKTYRSGVFRSRAVRALDGVSMTIPPGSIFGLLGPNGAGKTTMVKILLGVAYATGGEARLFGHEPGDPVARERVGYLPEKHDFPDFLTAPQMLNIYGQMAGVPDEIRAQRIPELLERVGLDHASEQKLSGFSKGMLQRAGLAQALLNEPDLLILDEPTDGVDPVGRREIRDILLELKEEGKTVLINSHLLSEVEKVCTEVAILNDGQLVRTGNIDELTAVDRTYTLVCTAIPNGTRAALGNIVHVSSVASQNGSGADEASLQRYSVHPEDRAGLNHVIDRLRNAGVEIDSISPVRQTLEDYFVDVVKPQQTVTG, from the coding sequence ATGCAACCTGCCGTCTCTGTTTCTTCGCTGGAGAAAACGTACAGAAGTGGGGTCTTTCGATCACGCGCCGTCCGTGCACTCGACGGTGTGTCGATGACCATTCCACCGGGATCCATTTTCGGACTGCTGGGACCGAACGGAGCTGGCAAGACGACCATGGTAAAGATTCTCCTCGGCGTGGCATACGCGACCGGAGGCGAAGCACGCCTCTTTGGTCACGAACCCGGCGATCCCGTCGCCCGAGAGCGCGTCGGCTACCTCCCGGAAAAGCATGACTTCCCGGACTTCCTCACGGCTCCGCAGATGCTCAATATTTACGGCCAAATGGCCGGCGTACCCGACGAAATTCGGGCCCAGCGTATTCCGGAGTTGCTGGAGCGCGTCGGTCTCGACCACGCGAGCGAACAGAAGCTGAGCGGTTTCTCCAAAGGAATGCTCCAGCGGGCCGGGCTCGCGCAGGCGCTCCTGAATGAGCCAGATCTGCTCATTCTCGACGAACCCACGGACGGTGTCGACCCGGTTGGGCGTCGGGAGATCCGGGACATCCTTCTCGAACTCAAGGAGGAAGGCAAAACCGTCCTTATCAACTCGCACTTGCTGTCGGAGGTCGAAAAGGTCTGCACCGAGGTCGCCATCCTGAACGACGGTCAACTCGTCCGCACGGGAAATATCGACGAGCTCACAGCTGTCGATCGCACCTACACGCTCGTGTGCACAGCCATTCCAAACGGGACACGCGCCGCACTCGGAAATATCGTGCACGTGTCGTCCGTAGCGTCGCAGAACGGCTCGGGCGCGGACGAAGCCTCGCTCCAGCGCTACAGCGTTCACCCGGAGGACCGCGCGGGCCTCAACCATGTGATCGACCGCCTGCGCAATGCCGGCGTGGAGATCGATTCCATTTCTCCGGTTCGCCAGACACTCGAGGACTACTTCGTCGACGTGGTCAAGCCACAACAAACGGTCACAGGCTAA
- a CDS encoding phosphoglycerate kinase, with protein MKKLTLDDIDVRGKRVLVRVDFNVPLSSGNGRPTVSDDTRIRAALPTIRHILDHGGRAILISHLGRPGGQPNPDLSLACVADHLGSILEERVRFSSNTVGDTVREVVDGMGDGSVILLENTRFESGEKANDPDFAAALAELADVYVNDAFGAAHRAHASTAGVAEHVDVCAMGRLMEEEIEALTKVRDEPDPPTVAILGGAKVSDKIGTVRRLMDSYQNILIGGAMSYTFLKALGHAVGDSRVEDDRLDTAEELYEQADGAIVLPSDHVVAAEFDANAESKVVEGGIDGGYMGLDIGPKTVETYRETILNADTIVWNGPMGVFEMEKFAEGTMEIAEAVAEATDNGAFSVVGGGDSVSALAKSGYTDRISHVSTGGGAMLAFLEGAPLPGIEALTDAE; from the coding sequence ATGAAAAAGCTGACGCTTGACGATATCGACGTGCGCGGTAAGCGCGTGCTCGTACGCGTGGACTTTAACGTGCCGCTCTCCTCCGGGAACGGGCGGCCAACCGTCTCCGACGACACACGCATTCGCGCGGCTCTCCCGACCATCCGCCACATCCTCGACCACGGTGGGCGAGCCATATTAATCAGTCACCTCGGTCGCCCAGGTGGACAACCCAACCCAGACCTAAGCCTGGCGTGCGTTGCCGATCACCTGGGAAGCATACTTGAGGAGCGCGTCCGCTTTTCGAGCAACACCGTCGGCGACACCGTCCGTGAGGTTGTGGACGGCATGGGCGACGGCAGCGTGATCCTGCTCGAAAACACCAGATTTGAGTCGGGCGAAAAAGCAAACGACCCGGATTTTGCAGCTGCGCTCGCTGAACTCGCCGACGTGTACGTAAACGATGCGTTCGGCGCCGCACACCGCGCTCATGCCTCGACAGCAGGAGTCGCGGAGCACGTCGACGTGTGTGCCATGGGACGCCTTATGGAGGAAGAAATCGAGGCTCTAACGAAAGTCAGAGACGAGCCGGATCCTCCAACCGTCGCGATTCTCGGCGGTGCGAAAGTCTCGGACAAGATCGGCACGGTGCGCCGCCTGATGGATTCGTACCAGAACATCCTCATCGGTGGAGCAATGAGCTATACGTTCCTCAAAGCGCTGGGACACGCGGTCGGCGACTCTCGCGTGGAGGATGACCGCCTCGACACCGCAGAGGAACTCTACGAGCAGGCGGATGGCGCCATCGTCCTACCGAGCGACCACGTCGTCGCAGCGGAGTTCGACGCCAATGCCGAATCGAAAGTGGTCGAGGGGGGCATTGACGGCGGATACATGGGCCTAGACATTGGCCCGAAAACCGTTGAGACCTATCGCGAGACCATCCTGAACGCCGATACAATCGTCTGGAACGGTCCCATGGGCGTGTTCGAGATGGAGAAGTTTGCGGAGGGCACGATGGAAATCGCCGAAGCCGTCGCGGAAGCAACCGACAACGGCGCGTTTTCCGTCGTGGGCGGCGGCGACTCTGTCTCTGCCCTCGCGAAATCCGGATACACCGACCGAATCAGTCACGTCTCAACCGGCGGGGGAGCAATGCTCGCCTTCCTCGAAGGTGCTCCCCTTCCCGGAATCGAGGCACTGACCGACGCCGAATAA
- the gap gene encoding type I glyceraldehyde-3-phosphate dehydrogenase, with protein sequence MSIKLGINGFGRIGRLVFRSILEREDHDFDIVGVNDLTDANTLATLFKYDSVHGQFPGTVELDGDTLVVNGDRFPVLQEKDPSNLPWDELGADVVIEATGFFRTREGAAKHLEAGADKVVISAPAKSDVDATIVLGVNDGDLTGDEEIISNASCTTNCLAPMVKVLDDSFGLKSGLMTTVHAYTSSQNIVDGPHKDLRRARTAAESIIPTTTGAAKAVGLVLPHLDGKLDGMAMRVPVPDGSIVDLTANLDQDVTIDDVNAAYKEAADGAMNGVLQYSEEPLVSRDIIHNPHSCIYDAPSTMAAGSMVKIVGWYDNEWGYSNRTVDVVERLMKAAATA encoded by the coding sequence ATGTCTATCAAACTCGGCATCAACGGATTCGGCCGCATCGGCCGTCTCGTCTTCCGCTCTATCCTTGAGCGGGAGGACCACGACTTCGACATCGTCGGCGTGAACGACCTGACCGATGCGAATACGCTGGCCACCCTCTTTAAGTATGACTCCGTTCATGGGCAATTCCCGGGCACGGTCGAGCTGGATGGTGACACGCTCGTCGTAAATGGCGATCGCTTCCCGGTTCTGCAGGAAAAGGATCCGTCGAATCTGCCGTGGGACGAACTCGGCGCCGACGTTGTCATCGAAGCCACCGGTTTCTTCCGTACCCGCGAGGGGGCAGCAAAGCACCTGGAGGCCGGCGCCGACAAGGTCGTTATTAGCGCTCCTGCAAAAAGCGACGTGGACGCCACGATCGTGCTGGGCGTAAACGACGGCGACCTGACCGGCGACGAGGAAATCATCTCGAATGCGAGTTGCACGACCAACTGCCTCGCCCCGATGGTCAAGGTGCTCGATGACAGCTTCGGGCTCAAAAGTGGCCTCATGACGACGGTGCATGCCTACACATCGTCGCAGAACATTGTCGACGGTCCGCACAAAGATCTCCGTCGCGCACGTACGGCCGCGGAGTCGATCATTCCGACCACAACCGGAGCCGCGAAAGCCGTCGGTCTCGTACTTCCACACCTCGACGGCAAACTGGACGGTATGGCGATGCGCGTGCCTGTACCGGACGGATCGATCGTTGACCTGACGGCGAATCTGGACCAGGACGTCACGATCGATGATGTCAATGCCGCGTACAAAGAAGCTGCGGATGGCGCGATGAACGGTGTCCTTCAGTACAGCGAAGAGCCGCTCGTCTCGCGGGATATCATTCATAACCCGCACTCCTGCATCTACGACGCACCGTCGACGATGGCAGCCGGCTCGATGGTTAAGATTGTCGGTTGGTACGATAACGAGTGGGGCTACTCGAATCGCACTGTGGACGTCGTGGAACGCCTCATGAAGGCTGCGGCTACGGCGTAA
- a CDS encoding tetratricopeptide repeat protein encodes MSSVQTPQKPSSTSDSSGNALLDLTARSVMYYQENKTTVYGAIAVVVLLALGVGGYFIYMEQQADVAAEKLGRIMPVYEQGDYQRALDGVEELSPADPRASQPGQAEPRIGLVEIADQYSGTPAGNLAAFYAGNAYFNIGDYDQALEMYESFDKESNFIGASTYAAEATIYESRGEFERAADLYLEAADAFESETRTPEYLLDAARAFESAGNLSRAEELYSQVTDEYADSAAASEARVFLARLKAKQATNS; translated from the coding sequence ATGTCTTCCGTTCAGACGCCGCAAAAGCCGTCCTCCACCTCTGATTCGAGCGGAAATGCGCTGCTCGATCTAACGGCTCGATCGGTCATGTACTACCAGGAGAATAAAACCACCGTCTATGGTGCTATTGCCGTCGTCGTCCTGCTGGCGCTCGGTGTCGGCGGCTACTTCATTTACATGGAGCAGCAAGCAGATGTGGCCGCCGAGAAGCTGGGCCGCATCATGCCGGTGTACGAGCAGGGCGACTACCAACGGGCCCTGGATGGCGTCGAGGAACTCAGTCCCGCTGACCCACGCGCATCGCAGCCCGGTCAGGCGGAGCCCCGCATTGGACTGGTTGAAATAGCCGATCAGTACAGTGGCACGCCGGCCGGCAATCTTGCTGCATTCTACGCTGGAAACGCGTACTTCAACATCGGCGATTACGACCAGGCGCTCGAGATGTACGAGTCGTTCGATAAAGAGTCGAACTTCATCGGAGCGAGTACCTACGCGGCCGAGGCGACCATTTACGAATCCCGCGGAGAATTTGAACGCGCTGCCGATCTGTATCTTGAGGCGGCGGACGCGTTTGAAAGCGAGACGCGAACGCCGGAGTATCTCCTGGACGCTGCCCGCGCCTTCGAGAGTGCGGGGAACCTCTCTCGTGCCGAAGAACTGTATTCCCAGGTGACCGACGAGTATGCTGATTCGGCGGCGGCATCCGAAGCCCGCGTCTTCCTCGCGCGGCTGAAAGCGAAACAGGCAACGAATTCCTGA
- a CDS encoding sigma-54-dependent transcriptional regulator encodes MPTILIVDDEPSIRRTVREILEYEDYDVEEAEDGHEALEKIRSSSLDMVLLDIKMPEMDGMEVLKTCADESIEVPIVMISGHGNIETAVEATKLGAFDFIEKPPDLNRMLVTVRNALDHGQLETQNRRMRQAITEHSTGDLTPIIGSSPAITEIKETIERVAPTEARVLITGENGTGKELVAKWIHHESPRASGPMVEVNCAAIPSELIESELFGHEKGAFTGATQQRIGKFEQANEGTLFLDEIGDMSLSAQAKVLRVLQESRIQRVGGDRSIEVDVRVVAATNKDLLDEIEEGNFREDLYHRIGVILINVPPLRKRREDIPPITQHIAQRVASRNALPNREFSDEALDHLKKYDWRGNVRELHNVIERVLILADGDRIEKADVQRFVTPGAEATSASSDLLYQYEDWNEARDAFEKRFLEHKLHEFEWNVTQTAEAINIQRSHLYNKLNKFNIEREG; translated from the coding sequence ATGCCGACGATCCTGATCGTGGATGACGAGCCGAGCATTCGGCGCACGGTCCGTGAGATTTTGGAGTACGAGGACTACGATGTCGAAGAAGCCGAAGACGGGCACGAGGCGCTCGAGAAAATCCGGTCGTCATCGCTCGATATGGTGCTGCTCGACATCAAAATGCCAGAAATGGACGGGATGGAGGTGTTGAAAACGTGTGCGGACGAATCGATCGAGGTCCCCATTGTGATGATTAGTGGGCATGGCAACATCGAGACGGCGGTCGAGGCGACCAAGCTCGGGGCGTTCGACTTCATCGAGAAGCCGCCGGACCTGAACCGCATGCTGGTCACGGTTCGTAACGCGCTGGATCACGGCCAGCTGGAGACGCAAAACCGCCGGATGCGTCAGGCGATCACCGAGCACAGCACGGGGGATCTGACGCCGATCATTGGGTCGAGTCCCGCGATTACGGAGATCAAGGAAACGATCGAACGTGTCGCTCCGACGGAGGCCCGCGTTCTCATCACCGGGGAGAACGGGACAGGTAAGGAACTGGTCGCTAAGTGGATTCACCACGAAAGCCCGCGTGCCAGTGGCCCGATGGTCGAGGTGAACTGCGCGGCCATTCCGAGCGAGCTCATCGAGAGTGAATTGTTCGGCCATGAGAAAGGAGCGTTCACCGGTGCGACGCAGCAGCGGATTGGAAAATTCGAGCAGGCAAACGAAGGAACGCTCTTCCTCGATGAAATCGGGGACATGAGTCTGTCGGCTCAGGCGAAAGTGCTCCGAGTGCTTCAGGAAAGCCGAATTCAGCGTGTCGGGGGAGATCGCTCTATCGAAGTCGATGTCCGTGTGGTTGCAGCGACGAACAAGGACTTGCTGGATGAAATTGAGGAGGGCAACTTCCGGGAGGATCTGTATCACCGGATCGGCGTCATCCTGATCAATGTGCCGCCGCTGCGGAAGCGCCGAGAAGACATTCCGCCGATCACACAGCACATCGCGCAGCGGGTGGCCAGCCGGAATGCACTACCGAACCGGGAGTTTTCTGACGAGGCGCTCGATCACCTGAAAAAATACGACTGGCGGGGAAACGTCCGCGAGTTACACAACGTGATCGAACGCGTCCTCATTCTGGCGGATGGCGACCGTATCGAGAAGGCGGATGTCCAGCGGTTCGTGACGCCAGGGGCGGAGGCGACGAGCGCGTCATCCGACCTGTTGTATCAGTACGAGGACTGGAATGAGGCACGGGACGCATTCGAAAAGCGTTTTCTTGAACACAAGCTGCACGAGTTCGAGTGGAACGTGACGCAGACGGCCGAGGCGATCAATATTCAGCGTTCGCATCTGTACAATAAGTTGAACAAGTTCAATATCGAACGCGAAGGCTAA
- a CDS encoding ABC transporter ATP-binding protein, with protein sequence MSDPLLRASSVTKEYDTGGETPLEVLRGVDLDVVPGEIVAVMGESGSGKSTLLHILGALERPTAGTVAFEGRDLSTESDDDLAAFRNRSIGFVFQFHHLLPEFTALENVAMPALIQHRGLDAAEPRARKLLDMLGLSGRVTHRPNALSGGEKQRVAVARALMNEPALVLMDEPTGNLDAQTAEPLHREIQRLSDTMDQTFVIVTHNPNLAAIADRVLKLEHGVLHEVDMDEGASLMPGTTGEDHTAEQAEH encoded by the coding sequence ATGTCCGACCCCCTGCTGCGTGCGTCCAGTGTGACGAAAGAATATGATACCGGTGGGGAGACGCCGTTGGAGGTCCTGCGCGGTGTGGATCTGGACGTCGTGCCTGGCGAAATCGTTGCCGTTATGGGCGAGAGCGGGAGCGGGAAGTCTACGCTTCTCCACATTCTTGGTGCGCTGGAACGCCCGACGGCTGGAACGGTGGCGTTCGAAGGCCGAGATCTGTCCACCGAATCCGACGACGACCTTGCAGCGTTTCGAAATCGATCGATCGGCTTCGTCTTTCAATTTCATCACCTGCTGCCAGAGTTCACGGCGCTGGAGAACGTGGCGATGCCCGCACTCATCCAGCATCGGGGACTCGATGCCGCCGAGCCGCGAGCGCGGAAACTCCTGGATATGCTTGGATTGTCCGGTCGTGTCACGCATCGGCCGAACGCACTATCAGGCGGAGAGAAGCAGCGGGTCGCTGTGGCACGTGCTCTCATGAATGAGCCGGCCCTGGTGCTTATGGATGAGCCGACCGGAAACCTCGACGCGCAGACAGCCGAGCCTCTGCACCGTGAGATCCAGCGGCTGAGCGACACCATGGATCAGACGTTTGTCATCGTCACACATAACCCCAATCTCGCGGCGATCGCCGACCGCGTGCTGAAGCTTGAACATGGTGTTTTGCACGAAGTCGACATGGATGAGGGCGCATCCCTCATGCCCGGCACCACAGGCGAAGACCACACCGCCGAACAGGCGGAGCACTGA
- the nadA gene encoding quinolinate synthase NadA codes for MTDVAVLDPAIGFVDEDIDPTIDLFDEIERLKVEKNAILLAHYYQEAAIQDIADYIGDSLGLAREASETDAEIIVFAGVHFMAESAKILNPEKKVILPDLNAGCSLADTCPPDAFEAFCDQYPDHTVITYVNSSAAVKALSDIICTSSSAAHIINQLPEDENIIFAPDRNLGEYLIKETGRDMVLWDGVCIVHETFSEKKLLRLQAQHPDAETLAHPECRDAVLRHADFVGSTSQIRRYAKTNGPAKFIVATEEGILHQMEKDQPGNTLIPAPPESGCNCSQCPHMRLNTIEKLYLCLKHEAPEITMDESLRTEALKPIERMLSMSEGVK; via the coding sequence ATGACAGACGTAGCTGTACTCGATCCCGCGATCGGTTTTGTCGACGAAGACATTGATCCTACGATCGATCTTTTCGACGAGATCGAGCGGCTGAAGGTTGAAAAGAATGCGATCCTCCTCGCGCACTACTATCAGGAGGCCGCCATTCAGGATATCGCGGATTACATTGGCGACTCCCTTGGCCTGGCCCGTGAGGCCTCCGAGACCGATGCCGAGATTATCGTTTTCGCCGGTGTTCACTTCATGGCGGAGTCCGCCAAAATTCTGAATCCGGAGAAGAAGGTCATCCTGCCGGATCTCAATGCTGGATGTTCGCTGGCTGACACGTGTCCTCCAGATGCTTTCGAAGCGTTCTGCGATCAGTATCCGGATCACACGGTCATCACCTACGTCAACAGTTCCGCCGCGGTGAAGGCCCTTTCCGACATCATCTGCACGTCGTCCAGTGCGGCGCACATCATTAACCAGCTCCCCGAGGACGAGAATATCATTTTCGCCCCGGACCGAAATCTCGGCGAGTACCTGATCAAGGAAACGGGCCGAGACATGGTGCTGTGGGACGGCGTCTGCATCGTGCATGAGACATTTAGCGAGAAGAAACTGCTGCGTCTCCAGGCTCAGCACCCAGATGCAGAAACGCTCGCTCATCCGGAGTGCCGGGACGCCGTGCTGCGGCATGCAGATTTCGTCGGGTCAACGAGTCAGATTCGACGGTACGCGAAAACGAACGGTCCCGCCAAGTTTATCGTGGCGACGGAGGAGGGCATTCTCCATCAGATGGAAAAAGACCAGCCTGGTAATACGCTGATTCCAGCGCCACCGGAGAGTGGATGCAACTGCAGTCAGTGCCCTCATATGCGGCTCAACACGATCGAGAAGCTGTACCTGTGTCTCAAGCACGAAGCGCCTGAGATCACGATGGACGAGTCGCTTCGTACGGAAGCACTCAAACCGATCGAGCGGATGTTGTCGATGAGCGAGGGTGTAAAGTAG